The following nucleotide sequence is from Hippoglossus stenolepis isolate QCI-W04-F060 chromosome 18, HSTE1.2, whole genome shotgun sequence.
TTATCTGTATTTCTCTACAATtgtgcagcaaaaacaaacatttgcatcTTAAGAGAGATTGTTTACGCAAATATACAAGCACCTTTCTGAAAACCTGAGATGTCTCGTTATACACGACGTGCTCCTACAAACCCgattctgcttttttttcagtGAGAATCCAGGGTAACACCGTGTGCGGGCAAGTAAGCAAGTGGCAGACGTATCATCTTTCAAAGCAGCACAAATATTTACCTCTGGTCGCTTCACTGTGGACAGAGTTTTGTTTAGGAGAAGTGGTGGCGGTGGTGTGGGTCATACCTCGCATTCTCGGGAGCCTGAGATAGTATAGGTGCAGGGTCCTGTCCCATTGACAAGCACATCCATGGCCTCAGAATTGGTGGGCTTGTAGTCCACATAGTACTCCTGCAGTGGAGAGCTCAGGGTGCGCTCCGTCTCCCTGGCTTTCTTGCGGCGTTTGCGGGCGGCTGCCGaatgctcctgcagctgcttgaCGCTGCTTGGATAGCGCTTCCAAGACACGTAGATCACCAACAGGATCATCGCGACGGATAGAAAAAGGGCAACACTCCCGGCCACAATCTTGTGGAAGGACACGGGCTCCATGTCTTGCTCTGGGGGAAGAGCCACAGGTGGTGTCACCGCCGAGGAGGTGGAGCCCCTAACAGAGCCATCTCCTCTCTTTCCGGATCCAGTGGGTGAGGCCAGAATGGCCGGGCGATGGTCAGTCTGCACCGGGACATTGGATGGGGTTGGGGCGATACTCTCAGAGAGCGTTGTCCCCGCGTTTGATTGACAAACACCAAAAGCTTCAATAGCATCCATCACTTTCTCACCCTGGGCTTTCTTGGGAGAGGCGCAGATCATGGTGGTCTCCTTTGCTCCTCTGAATTTTCTCAGCCAGCCCACCAAGGGGCAGATGGCGGGGCCACAGTCCCATACATTCCCAGCTAAACTAATCGTAGTCAAAGAGATCCAGGCATCAACCACCTCCTGGGAAACATTGGTCAGCTTGTTTGAGTCCAGGTTGAGCGTCTGCAGGTTGGGTAGACATTGGTAAACCACAGCATCCACCTCCGTCAGATCGTTCCCAGACAAATCCAGTTTCTGGATGGAGGCCCAGGTCCAAGTCAGGCCCTGGCTCATCGAGCGAATGCGATTCCACTGCAGATAAAGAGCCCGAAGATTGTAGAGGCGAGGAAAGTGAGAGAAATTGATTTTTGAGAACTGGTTATGCTCCAGATGCAGCTCAGTGAGCTTGACCAGGCCTGAAAATGCATTCCGGGTGATACTGCGCAGGCGGTTGTAACCCAGGTCCAGGAACTCAAGATTTCTGCAATCTTGAAACAGACGCACTGGGACAGTTTTTAGAGAGTTTGAGCGTATGTGGAGGCTGAGAAGCTTCCTCAGGCCCTGAAACTGCCCAGGCTGCAAGGCCTGCAGTTTGTTATACGACAGGTCCAGGTTACGCAAATTAGGGACTGGATGGAATGTGGTGTTGTGGAGGGATGTGATCTTGTTGGAGCTCAGGATCAGCTCCTTGAGCCTGCGGACCCCTTGGAAGGCCATCCCATCCACAGTGGCAATGTAGTTGTGGTCCAGGTAGAGCCAGATGAGATGGTTGAGCCCCACAAACTGGCCCGCTCGCAGGCTGGCGAGGCTGTTGTACCGTAACGACAGGCCCTCGCAGCCTCCTGACAGGTTCTTAGGAACATCACGAAAGGCGCTTGACTCACAGTAGACAATTTTTCCATCACATCGACAGCTTTTGGGGCACGGGCGCTCACTCAGAGAGGGATTCGCCGCCAGCCACACCTGCATCAGGAGTTGGACCACTAGCCAGCGATGCCGCAGAGCAGAGCctatgggaggaggaggggggggggagaaagaaaaggtgtttagtaaaagtaaaactatCAACTTCCTTCAACCTGGAAACTCTCTACCTCCACTCAACCGTCACGAAAATAATGTTCGTCATCCATTTCATTTTCCGTCTTGGTTTACGTATACTAATcatataataatgtaatattttatacaGCCTAACCTAACTTGAAGGTTAAGTTCATGACCTAATCACAGGGATTAATGGTATTACTCcaacaaatttaaattaaattggtTGTGAACTGTAAATCATCAATCATTACTCCTTCAAGTAATCTGTAGTGTAGTTTACTTTATATTGACAATTTATTTGAACTTAATTGTTCATTTGGTTTCATAAGAAGTGTTTTAACTTATTTCAACAACAGAATATTTTCACATCGTGTGGACTAATTTCTAGAAATAGGTCTTGGCTGTTGAAACTGCTGTACTTTGTGCCACAATGAATTTGCATTGAAAATCAACGTTTAATCAAAGCCACTTGTAATTTACTCAGTCGTATATTATCTGTATTTGtattcactgcagcagcagcagaggcaggtaAGTCATAAAAGGAAACCGATGCAGAGCAGATTAACATTCAAGAGCTGTTGGTTGTGTCAACAATCCCAGAGGCATTTCAATTTCGACTCCGACCATTTTGTGTTTGCCTGAACCAAAGCAGGACAGGTTCAGCTGGAATCGTTGCTCCTGCTTTCCACTGGTCCAAAAGGAAAAAGTCTAAATAACCCCGATGGAATTACACAAttcatctctgctgcaggaaacGGCTGCGTGTTTGCCAGGGCTGTCTGCGGAGAATGACTATCTATGATGCAAATCTCCTAATTTTATGGGAGTAAATGCTGTGTGCTCctaatgtgattttaaaagtcAAGCAAAATGGTCAGTGGCTTCCTGATATCGCTCCTTGTTCTGAGGTAAGACAGAGTTGTTTCCATTAAAATCGTTCCCCCTTACAGAGCCTCTAATGATCTGTCATTAAGATGCATTGATTTCCCCTTGAGGAGGAGGCATGGAGGGATTCACTGCTTATGTGTGTTTCTCAaggaaacatcatcaacttTGGACTTTATTACCATTATCACAACGAGATAAGACGAAGATGTCAGGATACAGGAAGTCCGCACTCGAATTAGCCCACAAAATGTATTCTCTGATGTGCTGGCAGGTGCCGCGCTCGTTAAATTCATTgcaatgaatgtgtttttttcgtAGCCATGTTACCATTACGAGGAACTGGAGCTAAATTTCCAGTGTTTTCCATAATTTTTACAGGATTTGTCAGAAATAATTCCCTGACATCGAGTGCCTGAGAGGCATCATACAGCATATGCTATCTAACATAGCCATTTCACTCATTGCCAAGCATCTGCTCTTCCCATATGggtgttgtatttgtgtgtttgcttgtgtgtgtgcgtgtccaaAAGTgtgaccgagagagagagagatggaaactgttttcagaggaaACTTCCATCGTTCCCCTACAGAAGTGTGGAACTGTTCCAATAACTTGCGCCGACTATTGATTGTACCAACAGATACATCCGTCATACATCTTCGTTTCCCTTTAATGTTGCAGGGAGACACATGGTGATCACAAGACGCCAGGTTTCTGCGCGTAGCCAATTAGTTTGTCTCAGGTTTTTCTGAATGTAAATTAATTCGGCAACAACTCTTGTGTCTCAGAGGCTTAGAAAAGGAAAAGGTAGCGGCGGCAGAGGAATACCGATATAGAACAATTCCCATGTGCAACGTTCCATGTGCATTTACAGGAATTTTAATAGACACACCGCCTTTGACTGGGGAACAGAGTGTGTGGGATGTTAAACATGAATGCGTGTTTTGTAAATTTTTAGTGTTGGTCTCGAATCCCGGGAGGACGTGGCAACGACCCCCAACTGCTTTTATTTCCCATGTGCATAATAGTCTTGCTTTATTAGAAGCGTCTCCCTGCCATCTCTTTCAGATTGCGACTGTCTCACCAGACACCTCTCTCCCCTCACTGACACTGCATGCGGTTTAATGAGCGCTCTGT
It contains:
- the LOC118125829 gene encoding leucine-rich repeat transmembrane neuronal protein 4; the encoded protein is MGSALRHRWLVVQLLMQVWLAANPSLSERPCPKSCRCDGKIVYCESSAFRDVPKNLSGGCEGLSLRYNSLASLRAGQFVGLNHLIWLYLDHNYIATVDGMAFQGVRRLKELILSSNKITSLHNTTFHPVPNLRNLDLSYNKLQALQPGQFQGLRKLLSLHIRSNSLKTVPVRLFQDCRNLEFLDLGYNRLRSITRNAFSGLVKLTELHLEHNQFSKINFSHFPRLYNLRALYLQWNRIRSMSQGLTWTWASIQKLDLSGNDLTEVDAVVYQCLPNLQTLNLDSNKLTNVSQEVVDAWISLTTISLAGNVWDCGPAICPLVGWLRKFRGAKETTMICASPKKAQGEKVMDAIEAFGVCQSNAGTTLSESIAPTPSNVPVQTDHRPAILASPTGSGKRGDGSVRGSTSSAVTPPVALPPEQDMEPVSFHKIVAGSVALFLSVAMILLVIYVSWKRYPSSVKQLQEHSAAARKRRKKARETERTLSSPLQEYYVDYKPTNSEAMDVLVNGTGPCTYTISGSRECEVPHQMGALTFYRYEQPIVDYCQAHQPLRLNMGYEGPPQGLDDLGPRDRGTIQTVALPAVPSAASIGAPMPGPRSPPPSLRPPTDGPSGGPFPSAERTGTLKFGR